A region of Campylobacter sp. MG1 DNA encodes the following proteins:
- a CDS encoding 2-oxoglutarate synthase subunit alpha has protein sequence MREVISTGNNLIAQAAIDCGCNFFGGYPITPSSEIAHELSHMLPKAGGTFIQMEDEIAGISVALGAAMSGAKAMTASSGPGISLKAEQIGLAYIAEIPIVIVNVMRGGPSTGLPTRVAQGDLFQAKSPSHGDMANIAIAPASLEESYNLTVTAFNYANKYSTPVFLLMDETVGHMNGKASLPDIKDLKIEPRREFTGDPKDYKPYKADMDEPATLNPFFKGYRYHITGLHHGDIGFPTEDGKIVDYNMRRLIGKVKNKVDEISLYEEYMLDDADICIIAYGSVSRAAKEAITRLRADGIKVGMFRPITLYPVHEKKIAQVCSRFKKILVTELNMGQYLEEIQRASKRDDFATLHRANGRPITPSEVVAKVKESF, from the coding sequence ATGAGAGAAGTTATATCAACTGGAAATAATTTAATTGCGCAAGCTGCAATTGATTGTGGCTGTAATTTTTTTGGTGGTTATCCTATCACTCCTAGTAGTGAGATAGCTCATGAATTAAGCCATATGTTACCAAAAGCTGGTGGAACGTTCATTCAAATGGAAGATGAAATTGCTGGAATTAGTGTAGCATTAGGTGCAGCTATGAGTGGTGCAAAAGCAATGACTGCAAGTAGTGGTCCTGGAATTAGTTTAAAGGCTGAACAAATAGGACTTGCATATATAGCTGAAATTCCAATCGTAATAGTAAATGTTATGCGTGGTGGTCCATCAACTGGTCTTCCAACTCGTGTTGCACAAGGTGATTTGTTTCAAGCAAAAAGTCCAAGCCATGGAGATATGGCAAATATTGCTATTGCACCTGCTAGTCTTGAAGAAAGTTATAATTTAACAGTTACAGCATTTAATTATGCTAATAAATATTCAACCCCAGTATTTTTATTGATGGACGAAACGGTTGGACATATGAATGGTAAAGCAAGTTTACCAGATATAAAAGATTTGAAAATAGAACCACGCCGTGAATTTACGGGAGACCCAAAAGACTATAAACCTTACAAAGCCGATATGGACGAACCTGCTACACTAAATCCTTTTTTCAAAGGTTATCGCTATCATATAACTGGTCTTCATCATGGAGATATAGGTTTTCCAACTGAAGATGGAAAAATAGTTGATTATAATATGAGAAGACTTATAGGTAAAGTAAAAAATAAAGTAGATGAAATTTCTTTATATGAAGAATATATGTTAGATGATGCCGATATTTGTATTATTGCTTATGGTAGTGTTTCTCGTGCTGCAAAAGAAGCAATTACAAGACTTAGAGCAGATGGAATAAAGGTTGGTATGTTTAGACCAATTACTTTATATCCGGTTCATGAGAAAAAAATAGCGCAAGTTTGCTCAAGATTTAAGAAAATTTTAGTAACAGAATTAAATATGGGACAATATTTAGAAGAAATTCAAAGAGCAAGTAAGAGAGATGATTTCGCTACTTTACATAGAGCAAATGGTCGTCCTATAACACCTAGTGAAGTAGTAGCTAAAGTAAAGGAGAGTTTCTAA
- a CDS encoding 4Fe-4S binding protein produces MDMKAPENTPVWVNESNCKACNLCVSYCPSGAIAMRDEPTAVLGKMIEVIHPENCIGCKDCELHCPDFAIYVANPKEFKFAKLTAENKELAAKIKANNFQKL; encoded by the coding sequence ATGGATATGAAGGCTCCAGAAAATACACCTGTATGGGTGAATGAGAGTAATTGTAAAGCCTGTAATTTATGTGTTAGCTATTGTCCATCTGGTGCAATTGCTATGAGAGATGAACCTACGGCAGTTCTAGGAAAAATGATAGAAGTAATTCATCCAGAAAATTGCATAGGTTGTAAAGATTGTGAGTTACATTGCCCTGATTTTGCTATTTATGTAGCAAATCCTAAAGAATTTAAATTTGCAAAACTTACTGCTGAAAATAAAGAATTAGCAGCAAAGATAAAAGCAAATAATTTTCAAAAACTATAA
- the sucD gene encoding succinate--CoA ligase subunit alpha, which produces MSILVNKNTKVIVQGFTGKEATFHAEQCIAYGTNIVGGVTPFKGGETHLGKPVFDTVKEAVSKTGADTSLIFVPPFAVGDSIIEAADAGIKLAVVITEHTPVKDMMFAKAYANKKGMKIIGPNCPGIITADECKLGIMPGFIFKKGNIGVISKSGTLTYEAANQVVLGGYGITTAVGIGGDPIIGLAYKELLAEFEKDSETKAIVMIGEIGGSLEVEAAKFIKENITKPVVAFIAGATAPKGKRMGHAGAIVGSADESAAAKKEALKSYGVHVVDSPADIGKKIKEILK; this is translated from the coding sequence ATGAGTATATTAGTAAATAAAAATACAAAAGTAATAGTTCAAGGCTTTACAGGTAAAGAAGCTACATTTCACGCAGAACAATGTATTGCTTATGGCACAAATATAGTTGGTGGTGTAACTCCATTTAAAGGTGGAGAAACTCATTTAGGAAAGCCTGTATTTGATACGGTTAAAGAAGCAGTTAGTAAAACTGGTGCTGATACAAGTTTAATTTTCGTTCCTCCTTTTGCTGTTGGAGATAGTATCATTGAAGCTGCTGATGCAGGAATTAAACTTGCAGTAGTAATCACAGAACATACTCCTGTAAAAGATATGATGTTTGCAAAAGCTTATGCAAATAAAAAAGGTATGAAAATCATTGGACCAAACTGCCCAGGAATTATCACTGCAGATGAATGTAAATTAGGAATTATGCCAGGCTTTATATTTAAAAAAGGAAATATAGGTGTAATTTCTAAAAGTGGAACTTTAACTTATGAAGCAGCAAATCAAGTTGTTTTAGGTGGTTATGGAATTACAACTGCAGTTGGAATTGGAGGAGACCCAATCATAGGTCTTGCTTATAAAGAATTATTAGCTGAATTTGAAAAAGATAGCGAAACTAAAGCTATAGTTATGATAGGTGAAATTGGTGGAAGCTTAGAAGTTGAAGCTGCTAAATTTATAAAAGAAAATATCACAAAACCTGTTGTAGCATTTATAGCAGGTGCAACTGCTCCAAAAGGTAAAAGAATGGGTCACGCAGGTGCTATTGTAGGAAGTGCTGACGAAAGTGCTGCTGCTAAAAAAGAAGCTTTAAAAAGCTATGGAGTTCATGTAGTTGATTCTCCTGCAGATATCGGTAAAAAAATCAAAGAAATTTTAAAATAA
- the sucC gene encoding ADP-forming succinate--CoA ligase subunit beta has product MNIHEYQAKEIFAKFGVPTLKGKVAFSVEEAVANAKELGGSVWAVKAQIHAGGRGLGGGVKIAKNLDEVKMYAEKILGMNLVTHQTGPEGKLVRKLYIESGANIAKEYYLALLFNRMEEKITIIASSEGGMDIEKVAAEQPEKIAKVTIDPAIGFKMFHGLEVVKVLGLNKDEGKKLITFIDKLYKLYLAKDANLVEINPLIKTAEGEFFALDAKMSFDDSGLYRNPDIAELKDETEENPAELEASKYGLSYVKLDGDVACMVNGAGLAMATMDIINYSGCKPANFLDVGGGASAETVAKAFEIIMRDKNVKVIFINIFGGIVRCDRIANGVLEATKTTKIDIPVVVRLDGTNAKEAKEILDNSGLKNIHAATDFANGAEIVKSLVK; this is encoded by the coding sequence ATGAATATACACGAATATCAAGCAAAAGAAATTTTTGCTAAATTTGGTGTGCCTACTTTAAAAGGTAAGGTTGCATTTAGTGTTGAAGAAGCTGTTGCAAACGCAAAAGAATTAGGTGGAAGTGTTTGGGCTGTAAAAGCTCAAATCCACGCTGGTGGTCGTGGTTTAGGTGGCGGTGTAAAAATCGCTAAGAATTTAGATGAAGTTAAAATGTATGCTGAAAAAATATTAGGTATGAACCTTGTAACTCATCAAACAGGACCAGAAGGAAAACTTGTTAGAAAACTTTATATTGAAAGTGGTGCAAATATTGCTAAAGAATATTATTTAGCACTATTATTTAATAGAATGGAAGAAAAAATCACAATCATTGCTTCAAGTGAAGGTGGTATGGATATAGAAAAAGTTGCAGCAGAGCAACCTGAAAAAATAGCAAAAGTTACAATTGACCCTGCAATTGGCTTTAAAATGTTTCACGGACTTGAAGTAGTAAAAGTTTTAGGTCTAAATAAAGATGAAGGTAAAAAATTAATAACATTTATAGATAAATTATATAAATTATATTTAGCAAAAGATGCAAATTTAGTAGAAATTAACCCATTAATCAAAACTGCAGAAGGCGAGTTTTTCGCACTTGATGCTAAGATGAGTTTTGATGATAGTGGTCTTTATAGAAATCCAGATATTGCAGAATTAAAAGATGAAACAGAAGAAAACCCAGCAGAGCTAGAAGCTAGTAAATATGGTTTAAGTTATGTAAAACTTGATGGCGATGTGGCTTGTATGGTAAATGGTGCAGGTCTAGCAATGGCTACAATGGATATTATTAATTATAGTGGCTGCAAACCAGCAAACTTCTTAGATGTTGGTGGTGGAGCAAGTGCTGAAACCGTTGCAAAAGCATTTGAGATTATTATGAGAGATAAGAATGTAAAAGTAATTTTCATAAATATTTTTGGTGGTATCGTAAGATGTGATAGAATTGCAAATGGTGTTTTAGAAGCTACAAAAACAACTAAAATTGATATTCCTGTAGTAGTTCGCTTAGATGGAACAAACGCTAAAGAAGCAAAAGAAATTCTAGATAATTCAGGTCTTAAAAATATTCACGCAGCAACAGATTTTGCAAATGGTGCTGAAATTGTAAAAAGCTTAGTAAAGTAA